The sequence AACCGTGTAGAGTCAAAATTATCAGCTATGAATCCACAACAAGCTCCCAGCCCAAGAACGACTATCAAGCGCGTACCGCAACGAGCAGACTATGAGCGTGATACCATTTATCAAATTTTGGATGAAGGATTAGTTTGTCAAGTCGGGTTTGTGGATCATGGACAGCCTTTTGTTATCCCCACCGCTTACGGCAGAGTTGATGATACATTATACATTCACGGCTCTCCTGCTAGTCGAATGTTAAAAACACTGCTGCAAGGAATCGATGTCTGCGTGAGTGTAACTTTGCTTGACGGTTTAGTACTGGCGAGGTCTGCGTTTCATCATTCAATGAATTATCGCTCAGTGGTAGTATTGGGTACAGCCACACTTGTACAAGATGCAGAACAAAAATTAGTTGCATTGAAAGCTTTTACAGAACATGTTATACCCGGACGTTGGCAAGAAGTGCGATCGCCCAGTCGCCAGGAGTTAGCCGGAACGCTAGTGCTATCTTTACCTCTAGCTGAAGCTTCAGCCAAAGTACGTACTGGTGGGCCGCTTGACGACACTGCTGATTATCAAATACCAGTGTGGGCTGGGGAAATTCCCTTAAAATTAACAGCCACTACACCTATCACCGATTTACGCGGTTGCGAAGCACCCGGTTTCCAGACATCGCCCCGCCAAATTGAAGTACCTATTTATGCTACTAACTATAGTAGGCAATAGGAAATAGTAAAGTTAAAAAGGGTGGGAAGACCCCGCCTCGACGATTTCCATAATTTTTTCAAACTGGAAATTATGGGCTAAATCGATGATATGTTGAATTAACAGAGTGTTTTCTGCAGGGATTTGAGGAACTAATTCTAATATTAAATCGTCGCTACATTGAGCGGCAGCGTGGTACACTTGCCTTATCCATTCTGGTGACATTAATGATAAAAAAGATGATAAATCAGTTGATGTCAAAACCTGCTCTGTTGTTTTTTGTTTTGAATTTGCGCTTTGATAGTTATCTTCTTGATAAAGATATCTTACTCCCAAATATTCACTGATTTTTTCTAATAAAAACTCTTCGCGGAAAGGCTTGTTAATTAAATAGTCGCAGCCTGCTTTAATCATCGCTTCGCGTTGTTCCTCAAAAGCATTAGCAGTCAAAGCAATAATGATGGGATGTTTTTGATACTCAATTTCTGTAGTTTTGATGATTCTTGTGGCTTCGTAACCATCCATTACAGGCATTCGCATGTCCATGAATATTAGGTGTGGTTGCCATTCTAACCACTGGGCGATCGCTTCTTCTCCATTAGTAGCTTCGCGCACAGCAAATCCGACAGATGTCAGCAATTTTACTACTAAGATGCGGCTATCTCTGGCGTCGTCAACCACTAATATCCGATATTCTCCTTGATTTGGTACTAAACCAATTACATGACCTTGATGTTGGTGACTTGTAATTTCGCTGGCGGAAGCAAGGCTAATTTGAATGTGGAAAGCAAATCGGCTTCCTTCTGTGAGGTTGCTGGTGGCGGTGATATCACCACCCATGAGTTGAACATATTTGCGGCTAATTGCTAAACCTAACCCTGTACCTTGTTGAGATTTTCTACCACTGTCTGTTTGTCCAAAAGCTTCAAATAGCAAGTCTAATTCTTGAGGAGCAATACCTAGCCCTGTATCAATTACCTCAAAGTAGAGATGGAGTGTTTTTTTTTCTCCATCTCCCCTCATCTCCACTTCGTGGAGGTGTGGAGTTTCCCATTTTTCCCTGTCCTGGCTGACTCGTAGTGTTACACTGCCAACTTGAGTAAATTTGATGGCATTTCCTAACAAATTGAGAAGGACTTGAAGTAATTTACTTTCATCGGTTTGTATAAATTGCGGAAGTTCGGAATCATATGCAAATATCAGGTCTAAATTTTTAGATGCTGCTCGGAAACGTAACATTTCTTCTAAGCTGGCTAAGAGGCGAAAGAGGTCAAAACTGTTGACATTTAATGTGGTTCTTCCAGCTTCAATTTTGGACATTTCCAGAATGTCGTTAATTAAATTGAGAAGATGCTCACCGGCGCGATTAATGATGGCGAGGTTTTGTTGATGTTCCGAGGATAAAGAATTTTCATGGCTCATGACTTGGGTAAAGCCAAGGATAGCATTAAGCGGTGTGCGGAGTTCATGGCTCATGTTGGCGAGAAATTCGCTTTTAGCGCGGTTAGCGGCGTCAGCGGCGATCGCAGCTGCTTGTAATGCTTGTGATTGGTTTTGGGTTTGTCCGAGTAATTGTGCTTGCTGTAAAGCCACTCCTAGCTGATTACCAATTTGCTCGACGATGTTGATTTCTTCAGTTTTCCATTGACGGGGGCTAGAATTTTGATAACTCGCTAATAATCCCCACAGTTGATGACCGCAGAAAATGGGAACGGTAATATAGGCTTGGGCTTGAAAACGCTCTAAAAGGTTGATGTATTCAGGGTGAAACCCCGCTTGATAAATGTCTGAAACACACCGGAAACTTGCATCTTGGACTGTTTGTAGATCAGGCTCTCCAGTACTCAACATTTTCATAATGCAGCGATCGTCTTGTAGAGCTTCTTGTGTGAGGTGAGGATTGTTTGTTTGCAAATCAATCAGGGAAATCCAATCACTTCCCACCGATTCTGAGACAAATTCGCCATTTCCATCGGGATGGAAACGATAGACGACGACCCGATCGCAGTTGAGGACTTGGCGTAATTCTTGGGTAGTTGCGCCAAAAATTGTCTCTAAATCCAAGGTTTGACGCATTCTTTGAATCACTTGGGCGATCGCTCTTTCTCGTTCTGCGCTTTCTTGTAGTTCTAATTCTGCACGTTTGCGATCGGTGATTTCGATGATCACAGCACCCACACCAGAAGGGCGATCGTTTTCACCGGGAATGGGAAAATAAGAAGCGAGGAAGTGACGGGTATTACCTAAGTGATGCAGTGAAGCAGTACTGATTTCCACATTCACAATCGGTTGATTGCGGGTGAACACTTGGTGATAAAGTGGTGCTACCCTTGATGCCACATCGGGAATGATCTCATGGAGGGTTTTTCCCAGATGTTCTTGTTGCGGTAAACCATTAATCTCGGCTAGCAGTTCATTAATTTGCACAACTCGCAGTTGTTGATCGAGAATCGACATACCCACCGGCGCACCGCTAAAAAATGCATTCAAACTGGCTTCTCGCAACGCCAGTTCTCTTTCTAGGGTTTTACGTTCATTGATATCTTTGTGAGTACCTGTCATGCGTAAGGGTGTACCCCAACCGTCGCGTTCGCAAACTTGACCACGGGATTGAATCCATTTCCATTCTCCCCCAGCGCAGCGCAACCGAAATTCTACTTCAAAAACTGGTCTAGCACCTTGGAGATGGGAGTTTAAAATTGAGTGAATAGTAGATGTGTCTTCTGGGTGTACCAAATCCCAAAAAGCTTGTATATTTTCCTCAACTTCTTGATTCTGATATCCCAGCATTTTTAGCCAGCGCCAATCCCGATAGATTTGTCCAGTGGTGAGATTCCAGTCCCACAAGCCTAAATCGCTTGCTTCCAAGGCTAGCTGTAGACGTTCTTCAATTTTTCTGTGCGCCGCTTCTACTAGTTTGCGCTGAATCAGCCCACCCAACTGAGCCGCAACAGCCCCCACCAACAGCAGTAACCGCTTATCGACAGCAGCAGAGCTACGTTTAAAAAATACCAAAACAGCTAATACTTGCTCATCAGCTAAAATTGGTACACCAAAGCCAGCTTGGAAACCAACTTTTGCGGCTTGTGGCGATCGCACAAACACCTGGGGTGAAGCTTGGGAAACATCTTCTATCCATTCTGGCTGCTTGTTTTGCCAAACTCGCCCTACCATCCCCATTCCCGGAGTAAATGTCAACCTTTCACTATGGTGACAAAATTCTGCCAAACTACTATTTTCACCGTGCCAAACTAAACTGTGTTGCAAAACCTCGCCATCATCACTAGGTATCCAGGCTTCACCAAAATCCCAACCGATAGTGTGACAAATTAAACGCAAAACAACTGCCAAAGCACTGTTGACATCAACAGCGCGGGCGATCGCTTGAGTGGTCAGCAGTAATAAACGGCTTTCATTTTCGGCTTGTTTGCGTTCAGTAATATCTTTAGCAGTCCCCAGGATATACTGTTGTTCATCAATTGCGATGATTTCTGCACTAAACAACACCGTCTTGATTTCTCCATGAGCAGTGCGGACATCTACCTCATGGTTGCGGATTGCTTTTGTTTGTTGCAAAATCTGGGAAAGAAAAGTTGACTCTTCTGGATTTACCCAAATCTGCAATTCTTGATTAGTGCGACCAATCACTTGCGAGCGAGAATAGCCAAAAAATCGACAAAAGCTATCGTTGACTTCGATATGACCAGTTTGGGGAAAAGTGCTGAGGGCGATGGGGTCGGGGGATGATCTAAAAGCTGATCCTAATTTTTCTTCTGAGGCGCGTTTTGCGGCTTCGGCGCGTTTGCGTTCTCTGGCTTCGAGTGCTAGAGAAACTAAATTTCCGAGGGAACGAGCAAAATTTTGGTCTTCTAGTGTCCAATTATGAGCCACTCCCACTTGTTCCAAGCAGAATATCCCCACAGTTACACCTCCTAATCTGACAGGGACACTCAATTTAGAAGTGATACCAAAAGGTGTTAAATAAGACACGCTCAATTCTTGAGTAATGGGGTCGTGATGGGGGTCATTGGTAGCGACGATCTGAGCACCTTGTAAAGCTTGAAAATAAGCAGGATAATCTCTAGCTGATAGTAAATAGCCTGCGCTGTGTTGGCGAAGACTTTGTGTAAATAAGTCGAGACAACGCATTTGATGGAAATTTTCCCCAAAAAACCAGACACTGGCTCGCTCAACAGCAATATTTTTTGCACCCGCTTCTGTAATTGCATGTAAAGCAGCTGTTAAATCGCTTTGATAAAGTACTTGATTTTTTGCTAGTTGTGTGAGTACAAGATTATGCTCGCGGAGCTTGTCAGTGCTGGTTTGTAATGCTTGTTCTATTAAAAGGCGATCGCTAATATCCATCAGCGTAGTCACAACAAAAAATTTGCCATCATCTTGTTGAAAAACTGTCTGATTCATCTCGACACTTAAGTGTGAACCATCTTGACGTTGAATCACAAATTGACTTTTTTTTTCTTGACTGCCATTACCAATAAAATTATGATATTGCTCAATTAAATTAAATTTTTCTGTAGTTGTTAAATCTGGATAATGGATAGTAAATTGTTTGCCTATTAGCTGACAACGGGTAGATTCATATATTTGACAATAAGCTGGATTTACCTCGACAAAATATCCATTTTCATCTGTCAAACAAATTCCTACTTTAGCTGCAGTTAAAATAGATTCTATTTGTTTATTTCTATGATTAAGAGCAACTGCATAACGTTGACGTTCTTGAATTTCCCATAACAGTTGCTGATTTTGCTGTTTTAATTGTTTTTGCAGTTTTTGAATAGTTAGTTGATGTTCAATGCGGGTGAAAACTTCTTCTACTTGAAAAGGCTTGGTAATATAGTCTACACCACCTAATTTGAAAGCTTTGATTTTATCAAAAACATCATGCAAAGCACTAATAAAAATCACCGGGATATCACGAGTTGTCTGATCAGCTTTTAATAGTTGACAAACCTCATAGCCATCAATTTCTGGCATTTTGATATCCAGTAAAATTAAATCAGGTAATATTGTTTGCGCTTCCTTGACAGCCATTAACCCAGAACTGACGCCCCGGACTGTATACCCAGCAACAGAAAGAGTAGCAGATAAAATTTGCAAATTTGCCAGTGTGTCGTCAACTATTAAGATGCTTCCTTTATTTGTCTGTTGTGGCTGGCTATCCATAGGAGTTTATGTAAACTTCTATTAAATTTAGCTTAGAGGCCAACCAATTACTATCTGTCTCTACACCCCCATTCCCCTGATGTGCTCCCCACTGTTGCTAGCTATAGTTAACGAACAGGTAACACTTCAAAGGAGGAAAGAGATGGAAATCAAGCCTAATCACCCATCACTAGCACTCACAAAAATTCCCCCGAATCATCTCAACATCATGGGTTACGTTGATGAATCAGAGGTGAATGGGCCTGGTTGTCGCGCGGTTGTTTGGGTGCAAGGTTGTCCCCGCGAGTGTCCTAGCTGCTTTAATCCTGAATCTTGGTCGTTTGAAATTAATCAACTGATTGCTGTGGATACTCTGGCTGAGAATATCCTCAAAAATCCTCGCAATACAGGTGTAACATTCTCCGGTGGTGAACCGTTTTGGCAAGCATCAGCTTTGGCGTCTCTGGCTGGTAAGCTAAAAGCTGCTGGGTTAAGTGTGATGTCGTTTACGGGCTTTACCCTCAAACAGCTACAGTCTAAATCTGCACCTCCAGGTTCCCAAGAATTACTAGCACAATTGGATATTTTAATTGATGGGCCGTTTGTGGAATCTTTAGCAATTCATTCACCTAACTCTCCTGTCTCGTCCAGTAATCAACGAGTGAATGTTTTCAATCCCGCTCTTAAAGATCAAATTACCTGGGCTAGTGACCAGATAGAAGTCCACATTCTCAAGGATGGTAGCCGTATCGTCACTGGCTATCAGGGGTCTTTGGAGTTGAGTTAATTGGGTATGGGGCAAGGGAGGTGGGGAGGTGGGGAGATGGAGATGAAAGTTTATTTTCTTACCTTTTTCCCCAATTTCTTTTAAAAAGAGCTGCCAGATTTCCGATATTCTAAGGCTGTGACACCTTCATGTTCTAATACTTCTCCTTGCTCGATGACTGCATAAATTAGCCATCTATCGCCGCATTGGATTTGATTTTTGACTGTGCATTCTAAATAGGCTAGTGCTTCTGTTAAAACTACACAACCATTAACGGCTGTTTTTGTGGTGAGGTTGGCGAAGGGATTATCTCCGGAAGCACTGTAGCGAGAAAAATAGCGGCGGACGTTTCTTCCTTCTTTGAGGATATTCAGCACAAATTGATCGCCAGGATGATGTAATAAATCTGCGTTCTGTTCTTGGGCGATCGCTATCATAATTCCTGGTGGGTTAAATGTGGCTTGAGATACCCAAGAAGTTAAAAATGCTTTATGGTTTTCTTGATCACGAGTTGTGACTACGCATAATGAGCCAATAATCCGCCCTACAGCTTGTGCAGTTCTATCTACATGTGTTTCTGTGACAACTTGACGGGGACTACGGAATTTCTTGGTTTTTTTCAAGTTTTGGGCAAAGGTGGCACCTGCGAGTTGACTCTGCTCTAAAATTTCTGGCGTGGGGCTAAACCGGACGCGAATTGTGTCAAATCCTAAACGGTAATTAGCATCTTTGAGTTTGCTTTCTAATAAGTCGATGGCTTCACCACTCCAACCAAAGGAACCAAATACCCCCGCTAACTTGGTTTTAGCGGCTGTGGAAAGGACAATTCCTAAAGCTGTTTGGATTTGGGTTGGTGCATGACCGCCCAAGGTGGGTGAACCGATAATGAAGCCATCGCAGGCTTCGATAATGCGGGTAATCTCCGCAGAGTCGGCTAATTCACAGTTGACTGACTCGACATTGACGCCGTTTGCAATTAAACCTTGAGCGATCGCATTTGCTACAATTGCTGTATTTCCATAAGCAGATGCATAAAGTAATGCTACTGTCAATTCTTGAGATTTTTGTCCTTGACACCATTGGCGGTAATCATAAGTAAAGCGGCTGAGGCTGTAACGCACAACTGGGCCATGTGCTGGAGCATAACATTTAGCGCCGAAAGCGGAAAGTTTATCTAAGGCAACTTCAACTTGTTTGGCTTGGGGTGCATGGAGACATTCAAAATAATAACGACGTTCTGCATCTAAAGTCTTCCAGTCTTCATCAAACAAAGTATCTTCGCAGATATGGGCGCCAAAAAATTTGTCTGTGTAAAGAATTTTAGTAGCAGAATCATAGGTGCAAACTCCATCCGCCCAGCGGGGAGTTGGGGTGGTGATAAATGAGAGCACATGTCCTTGTCCTAAATCGAGAGTATCCTCAGAACGGACAACTTGGATGCGTGATTCCCATTCAGGAAAAGCGGTTTTCACAGCATTCGCAGCGGGACGAGAACAAATCAGGGTCGCTTGCGGTGCTTGAGCAAGTAATACTTGCAGAGTGGCGCGGCGGTTGGGGTTAACATGACCAAGAATGACATAATCGAGAGTGGTGAAATCTAGATATTGTCCTAGTTGCTGCAGGTAAATTTCCGTAAAAGACTCACCAGGAGGGTCAATTAAAGCTTTTTGGTCAGCTTGGATCAGATAAGAATTCGCCGTAGTTCCCCGCTGACGGGAGTATTCTACCTCAAATTTTAATCGTTCCCAAGTACGCGATCGCAAAATTAAAGTATCTTTGCCAATTTCCGTAACTTGTACATCTCTAGAACGGGAGGGAGTTAGTGTAGCGACAGACATAATGACCTCGTTTGGGAATGTGGGGTGGTGGGGAGTGTGGGGGGTGTGGGGGGTGTGGGGGGTGTGGGGGGTGTGGGGGGTGTGGGGAGTTGGTTTGCAGTTATTTGGTTTGCATTTGCTGTTTTTGCGACAGCATTTGCTGTTTTTGCGACAGCATTTGCTATTTTGGGGACAACAATTGCTATTTCAGCGACAGCAATTGCTATTTCGGCGACAGCAATTGCTATTTTGGCGACAGCATTTGCTATTTCGGCGACAGCATTTGCTGTTTTTGCGACAGCATTTGCTATTTCGGCGACGACAATTGCTATTTCAACGACAACAATTGCTATTCATCACGACCCCTCATCACCCCACCTCCCCATCACCCCACCTCCCCATCCTCTATCGACTGTTATTTTGTGATAATTCTGATTTGATAAAATTTTGGTAGCGTTTGGATACTTGCTGTTCTGGATCAATTCCTTCAAAGGTAGGAGGTAGCCAAACACGAAGAAAGAGTAATAATCCCAGAACTAATAAGAAAGCACAAGTTGCTAAAACTTGACTCCAATTTGTTTCTAGCACGCCTTTAACAATGACTTCTCTTAAGGCAGAAACAATAGAAACTTCTACAGCCACACCAATAGATATGCGCTGTTCTTGGAGATAAATAATCAATAGCCGAAACAATTCAACTAAGATTAATAAGAAGAGAATATCGGCAGTAACAACATGAAAATCTAAAGGTGGAAGTAGAGAAAGAAACATATCTCTCACCTGTAGCACCATGAAGCTAAATAAACCGATACACAAAGAAATTACAATTACATCTTGAATAAATTCCAAGGTGCGAACAATGCGACTTCGATTAATTTCGTAGAGAGAAATTGGGGTATTGTCAACAGGCTTATACATAGTTTTTTATGGTGGAGTGATGGGGAGGTGTGGGAAGGGTGGGAGGTGTGGGGAGTGTGGGGAGCGTGGGAAGATGACGGAGAAATAACTATTCTCTATTCTCCATTCCCTAGCCCCTAGCCCCTAACCCCTAGTCCCTAATTTAGTAATGATTGCCAATTTTGCGGTGGTGGGCGGCGGTGAGTGCGTTTAATTTGGCAACTCTGCCGGTTTGGACGGTGCTGTATATAATCCAGTGGTCGCCGCAGTCCATGCGGCTGGTGATTTCGCATTCTACGTAAGCTAATGCTTCGGCTAAAATGGGAGATTCGTTAGTTCCTGGATAAGTTTTGATGCTGGCAAAACGGTCTGCACCGGGTGCAAAACGTTTGAGGAAATGTTTCATTAATCCTTGATAGTTGCCTTCTTCTAAAATGTTTAAAACAAAGCGATCGCCTATTTGCATTAATGATTCTATTGCTCTGTCTTTGGATACAGCAATGGCTACGCCCAAGGGATTGAGACTGGCTTGTGTCACCCAAGAGGCGAACATGGCGCTTTGAATTTCTCCTTTTTTAGCGGTGATAATATATAACCCGGTGCTAATTCTGCCTAGGGCTTTTTCTAAGTCTGTGTTGATAGATTTGATTTGTTTAATTGTGCGATCGCGTGTTAACCATTGCCCGATATCTGTTCCTGCTTCTTCGCACAATTGTTCTATGGTTGGGGTGGGAATTTCTTTGACTAAAATCGGGGGAAAGGCTTCTGTTAATCCTAATTCCTGAAATTTATTGCGTAGGGGATAAATGGGTTCATCTTCTCCACCTCCTGACTCCAATAAACCAACTGTTTGTTTATTATGAACAGCGGCTAATATTGTGCTCAAAGCAGTATGAGCTATCAGTGAAGATTGGGGGGGCATTCCGATGATTAAACCGGAGGATTGAGCGACTAATTCCCGGACTTCTTGGGGTTCAGTATTATTAAAGTCTATTAATTCTACGGCAACATTTGTTTTGATAATACCGTGTGCTATGTTACGCGCTAATTGCTCGCTATAACCATAATCTTCTGCATAGAATATAGCTACTAATGTTTCTGTTTTGGCTTGTTCTAAACTCCAGCTTTGATAGCGTTGAATTGCTGTGGTTACATAGTTTTGTAGTAAAGGGCCATGTCCTGTAGCGATTGTATTTATGGTGAGTTTTTCGATGCGTTTTAAAGCTGCTAATACAGAGCGGGCGTTGGGGCCCATGAGGCAATCATAGTAATATTTAAAATCTTCCTCTATGGAGATGAAATTTTCATCGTAGGTGTGATCGTCACAATAATGCATCCCGAAGACATCGCAGGTGTAGAGAATGCTGGTTTTGTGATCGTAGGTGAAGATTGTGTCCGGCCAGTGTAAGTTGGGTGCTGAAATAAATTCTAATTCATGACCGTTGCCTAAATCTAAGCGATCGCCATTTTTTACCACCAGTGATTGAAAAGGCTGGTGAACCATATTTTCTAAAAACTGAATCGCAATCTTAGCGCCAACAACCGTAATCGTTGGTGCTAATTGCAAGATATCTTTCACCAATCCGCTGTGGTCTGGTTCTGTGTGACTAATAATCAAGTAGTCTATTTGCGTTGGGTCAATTAATCCTGTCAAGATATCTAGGTATAATTGCTCAAACTTGCGGTGAGAAGTGTCAACGAGGGCGACTTTTTCCCCTTGAATTAAGAATGAATTATAAGTTGTACCGTTCCGTAAACCAAACTCGATATCAAACCGTTCTCTATCCCAGTCAAGAGAACGGATAGCCGTTGTTTCCGGAGCAATTTCAATAATTTCGATTGTCAAAAGTCCTGGAGTTGAATTAGCTTGATGAAGTTCTGTGAGTGCAACCATTCGTGTTCTCCAAAACAGATGTGATGAGGATTTCGTGTTCTTATCTTTAACTTTGACTCATAAGTAACAAATAGTAAAATGCCAATTTATAAAGTTATCGATTAGGAAGATTTATGGTTGATTTACCATAGAATTTTCTATGGCGATCGCATCAGCAATAGCATGATCCAAATTTGATAGAAAGGTATATGAAAACCAAAAATACCCGACTTCTCAAAGAAATCGAGTATCTGCTTTATCATGCAATGGAAATCTTTAGAAGGTGAAGGTAGAGCGGAGTACGCCTACGGCTGTGGTTTCATTGTTGCTGTTACCTTCCGGATTAAATAGCACAAATGCACCTGGAGTGATGCTGATGTTGTCGCTGACTCTAATTCGATAGTAAGCTTCTAAATGATAAGGAACAGCTCGATTTATTACACCAGCTCTAGGAGCATCATCATATAGCGGCTGTCCAAAAATTAATCCTGCATTATTTCCAGGTTTCAGTAAATCTTTGAAATGAAGCCCTACCATCCAACTAGTAAAGGTGGTGGAAGCGTTGACGGTACTAGAAGAATCATCGACAAATAGTGCTGCTCCATAACCAGCTAAAGCAATTTTTGGTGAAAGACGCCAATTTATAGTTCCGCCAAAAGAGTTAAGTTTAACTGGCGTTCCTAGTGGTACGTTGGGTAAAGCGCCGATATCAGTACTCGTTAATCCTGTACCTAAAATGTTGATTTGGTGATAGCTATTGGCATAGTTTAAGCCGATATCGAAGGATTTACTGGGTTTAAAGGTTAATTGCG is a genomic window of Fortiea contorta PCC 7126 containing:
- a CDS encoding pyridoxamine 5'-phosphate oxidase family protein, coding for MNPQQAPSPRTTIKRVPQRADYERDTIYQILDEGLVCQVGFVDHGQPFVIPTAYGRVDDTLYIHGSPASRMLKTLLQGIDVCVSVTLLDGLVLARSAFHHSMNYRSVVVLGTATLVQDAEQKLVALKAFTEHVIPGRWQEVRSPSRQELAGTLVLSLPLAEASAKVRTGGPLDDTADYQIPVWAGEIPLKLTATTPITDLRGCEAPGFQTSPRQIEVPIYATNYSRQ
- a CDS encoding PAS domain S-box protein, with the translated sequence MDSQPQQTNKGSILIVDDTLANLQILSATLSVAGYTVRGVSSGLMAVKEAQTILPDLILLDIKMPEIDGYEVCQLLKADQTTRDIPVIFISALHDVFDKIKAFKLGGVDYITKPFQVEEVFTRIEHQLTIQKLQKQLKQQNQQLLWEIQERQRYAVALNHRNKQIESILTAAKVGICLTDENGYFVEVNPAYCQIYESTRCQLIGKQFTIHYPDLTTTEKFNLIEQYHNFIGNGSQEKKSQFVIQRQDGSHLSVEMNQTVFQQDDGKFFVVTTLMDISDRLLIEQALQTSTDKLREHNLVLTQLAKNQVLYQSDLTAALHAITEAGAKNIAVERASVWFFGENFHQMRCLDLFTQSLRQHSAGYLLSARDYPAYFQALQGAQIVATNDPHHDPITQELSVSYLTPFGITSKLSVPVRLGGVTVGIFCLEQVGVAHNWTLEDQNFARSLGNLVSLALEARERKRAEAAKRASEEKLGSAFRSSPDPIALSTFPQTGHIEVNDSFCRFFGYSRSQVIGRTNQELQIWVNPEESTFLSQILQQTKAIRNHEVDVRTAHGEIKTVLFSAEIIAIDEQQYILGTAKDITERKQAENESRLLLLTTQAIARAVDVNSALAVVLRLICHTIGWDFGEAWIPSDDGEVLQHSLVWHGENSSLAEFCHHSERLTFTPGMGMVGRVWQNKQPEWIEDVSQASPQVFVRSPQAAKVGFQAGFGVPILADEQVLAVLVFFKRSSAAVDKRLLLLVGAVAAQLGGLIQRKLVEAAHRKIEERLQLALEASDLGLWDWNLTTGQIYRDWRWLKMLGYQNQEVEENIQAFWDLVHPEDTSTIHSILNSHLQGARPVFEVEFRLRCAGGEWKWIQSRGQVCERDGWGTPLRMTGTHKDINERKTLERELALREASLNAFFSGAPVGMSILDQQLRVVQINELLAEINGLPQQEHLGKTLHEIIPDVASRVAPLYHQVFTRNQPIVNVEISTASLHHLGNTRHFLASYFPIPGENDRPSGVGAVIIEITDRKRAELELQESAERERAIAQVIQRMRQTLDLETIFGATTQELRQVLNCDRVVVYRFHPDGNGEFVSESVGSDWISLIDLQTNNPHLTQEALQDDRCIMKMLSTGEPDLQTVQDASFRCVSDIYQAGFHPEYINLLERFQAQAYITVPIFCGHQLWGLLASYQNSSPRQWKTEEINIVEQIGNQLGVALQQAQLLGQTQNQSQALQAAAIAADAANRAKSEFLANMSHELRTPLNAILGFTQVMSHENSLSSEHQQNLAIINRAGEHLLNLINDILEMSKIEAGRTTLNVNSFDLFRLLASLEEMLRFRAASKNLDLIFAYDSELPQFIQTDESKLLQVLLNLLGNAIKFTQVGSVTLRVSQDREKWETPHLHEVEMRGDGEKKTLHLYFEVIDTGLGIAPQELDLLFEAFGQTDSGRKSQQGTGLGLAISRKYVQLMGGDITATSNLTEGSRFAFHIQISLASASEITSHQHQGHVIGLVPNQGEYRILVVDDARDSRILVVKLLTSVGFAVREATNGEEAIAQWLEWQPHLIFMDMRMPVMDGYEATRIIKTTEIEYQKHPIIIALTANAFEEQREAMIKAGCDYLINKPFREEFLLEKISEYLGVRYLYQEDNYQSANSKQKTTEQVLTSTDLSSFLSLMSPEWIRQVYHAAAQCSDDLILELVPQIPAENTLLIQHIIDLAHNFQFEKIMEIVEAGSSHPF
- a CDS encoding 4Fe-4S single cluster domain-containing protein, with the translated sequence MEIKPNHPSLALTKIPPNHLNIMGYVDESEVNGPGCRAVVWVQGCPRECPSCFNPESWSFEINQLIAVDTLAENILKNPRNTGVTFSGGEPFWQASALASLAGKLKAAGLSVMSFTGFTLKQLQSKSAPPGSQELLAQLDILIDGPFVESLAIHSPNSPVSSSNQRVNVFNPALKDQITWASDQIEVHILKDGSRIVTGYQGSLELS
- a CDS encoding diflavin flavoprotein, producing MSVATLTPSRSRDVQVTEIGKDTLILRSRTWERLKFEVEYSRQRGTTANSYLIQADQKALIDPPGESFTEIYLQQLGQYLDFTTLDYVILGHVNPNRRATLQVLLAQAPQATLICSRPAANAVKTAFPEWESRIQVVRSEDTLDLGQGHVLSFITTPTPRWADGVCTYDSATKILYTDKFFGAHICEDTLFDEDWKTLDAERRYYFECLHAPQAKQVEVALDKLSAFGAKCYAPAHGPVVRYSLSRFTYDYRQWCQGQKSQELTVALLYASAYGNTAIVANAIAQGLIANGVNVESVNCELADSAEITRIIEACDGFIIGSPTLGGHAPTQIQTALGIVLSTAAKTKLAGVFGSFGWSGEAIDLLESKLKDANYRLGFDTIRVRFSPTPEILEQSQLAGATFAQNLKKTKKFRSPRQVVTETHVDRTAQAVGRIIGSLCVVTTRDQENHKAFLTSWVSQATFNPPGIMIAIAQEQNADLLHHPGDQFVLNILKEGRNVRRYFSRYSASGDNPFANLTTKTAVNGCVVLTEALAYLECTVKNQIQCGDRWLIYAVIEQGEVLEHEGVTALEYRKSGSSF
- a CDS encoding phosphate-starvation-inducible PsiE family protein encodes the protein MYKPVDNTPISLYEINRSRIVRTLEFIQDVIVISLCIGLFSFMVLQVRDMFLSLLPPLDFHVVTADILFLLILVELFRLLIIYLQEQRISIGVAVEVSIVSALREVIVKGVLETNWSQVLATCAFLLVLGLLLFLRVWLPPTFEGIDPEQQVSKRYQNFIKSELSQNNSR
- a CDS encoding diflavin flavoprotein → MVALTELHQANSTPGLLTIEIIEIAPETTAIRSLDWDRERFDIEFGLRNGTTYNSFLIQGEKVALVDTSHRKFEQLYLDILTGLIDPTQIDYLIISHTEPDHSGLVKDILQLAPTITVVGAKIAIQFLENMVHQPFQSLVVKNGDRLDLGNGHELEFISAPNLHWPDTIFTYDHKTSILYTCDVFGMHYCDDHTYDENFISIEEDFKYYYDCLMGPNARSVLAALKRIEKLTINTIATGHGPLLQNYVTTAIQRYQSWSLEQAKTETLVAIFYAEDYGYSEQLARNIAHGIIKTNVAVELIDFNNTEPQEVRELVAQSSGLIIGMPPQSSLIAHTALSTILAAVHNKQTVGLLESGGGEDEPIYPLRNKFQELGLTEAFPPILVKEIPTPTIEQLCEEAGTDIGQWLTRDRTIKQIKSINTDLEKALGRISTGLYIITAKKGEIQSAMFASWVTQASLNPLGVAIAVSKDRAIESLMQIGDRFVLNILEEGNYQGLMKHFLKRFAPGADRFASIKTYPGTNESPILAEALAYVECEITSRMDCGDHWIIYSTVQTGRVAKLNALTAAHHRKIGNHY